From a region of the Andrena cerasifolii isolate SP2316 chromosome 13, iyAndCera1_principal, whole genome shotgun sequence genome:
- the Agt gene encoding O-6-alkylguanine-DNA alkyltransferase, giving the protein MVLVRNMTPQEYKVNHAKFKIIYGFHSTPYGDCLVGITSTDGAVAYLAFVDKGNEEALAVLKSVWPLTDLVEDTSSITNSIVRNVCAASLDDSLSVLLKGTEFQTKVWESLMQIPRATTITYEQVAMIIGNPKASRAVGNAVMKNNVALLVPCHRVKGKSGSNKYKWGASRKEKIIAHEG; this is encoded by the coding sequence ATGGTGCTAGTTCGAAACATGACACCACAAGAGTACAAAGTAAATCATGCCAAGTTCAAAATAATTTACGGCTTTCACTCAACACCCTATGGAGACTGTTTGGTGGGCATCACGAGCACCGACGGAGCTGTAGCGTATTTGGCATTCGTGGACAAGGGGAACGAAGAAGCACTGGCTGTTTTGAAGAGCGTGTGGCCTCTTACTGATTTAGTAGAAGATACCAGCAGCATCACTAATTCAATCGTGCGCAATGTCTGCGCGGCGTCTCTGGACGATTCCCTTTCGGTCCTCCTGAAGGGCACAGAGTTCCAAACGAAGGTTTGGGAATCCTTGATGCAAATACCGCGGGCTACAACTATCACTTATGAGCAAGTCGCCATGATTATTGGAAACCCAAAAGCTTCGCGTGCTGTTGGCAACGCAGTAATGAAGAACAATGTCGCGCTGTTGGTGCCTTGTCACCGTGTCAAGGGAAAGTCTGGcagtaataaatataaatgggGAGCCAGCCGCAAAGAGAAGATTATTGCTCACGAGGGCTAG